The Fusarium musae strain F31 chromosome 10, whole genome shotgun sequence genome window below encodes:
- a CDS encoding hypothetical protein (EggNog:ENOG41) gives MSSNPTIVFAPGAWHLASCFDPVREALHSRGWTTEAVEYPSVGAEPPTKGLDDDADAVRTVLQRLADKGEQIVLVVHSYGGLVGANAVKGLGYRQRKEQGLSGGVIMFVYLAAFVTPLGLSIKQMLGGQFLPWMNPKGDYVYADTPEEIFYHDLSGEVLESAMKTLKHQSGRVFTDTVTYEPWHDIETMYFFCDEDKALFPVVQEQMAGMLGPNAVQFHSKASHSVFLSKVDETVKGVELAVEEGKKRAA, from the exons ATGTCTTCTAACCCTACCATCGTATTTGCCCCAGGCGCTTGGCACTTGGCCTCTTGCTTTGACCCCGTTCGCGAGGCTCTTCACAGCCGGGGATGGACAACCGAGGCTGTTGAGTATCCATCTGTAGGAGCTGAGCCTCCCACCAAGGGtcttgacgatgatgcagatgctgtACGAACTGTCCTTCAGCGTCTAGCCGATAAAGGAGAACAGATCGTCCTTGTTGTCCACTCATATGGTGGTTTGGTCGGTGCCAATGCCGTGAAGGGGCTTGGATACCGCCAACGCAAGGAGCAAGGTCTTTCCGGTGGTGTCATCATGTTTGTGTACCTAGCTGCGTTCGTCACGCCGCTGGGCCTGAGCATCAAGCAAATGCTCGGCGGTCAATTCCTGCCCTGGATGAACCCCAAG GGAGATTATGTGTACGCAGACACACCAGAGGAGATTTTCTACCACGATCTAAGTGGCGAGGTACTTGAAAGCGCCATGAAGACCCTCAAGCACCAATCAGGTCGTGTTTTCACAGACACTGTCACATACGAGCCATGGCACGATATCGAGACCATGTACTTCTTCTGTGACGAGGACAAAGCGCTGTTCCCTGTGGTGCAAGAGCAAATGGCAGGTATGCTGGGTCCGAATGCCGTGCAATTTCACTCAAAAGCATCGCACTCCGTCTTCCTGTCGAAGGTCGATGAGACAGTCAAGGGAGTTGAGTTAGCTGTcgaggagggcaagaagagAGCAGCTTAG